The genome window TGTATTATTTGCTCGCTTACCTCGTCGCTACCGCCGTTATTTTGCCTGATAAGGGCGTTAAAGCCCTCTTTGGTTGTCAGTCTGTCCGGGTTGGCTAGTATTAGCATTTCTTTGTCTCCTCTTTTTGTTCGGCTATTTTCTTATCTGCGTAATCTCGCACCACTTGGGCTACGTCGTCAATCGCACCTGCTAAGAAGTAGCTTGCGCTCATAACGGTAGCGTCGTTAATGCCTGCGTGCTTTTTAAAATACGGCAAGGCTAGCACTAAAGCACTAATAGCGTTTAGCGCGCTCGGTATCTCGTTGGTTAGGTCTAGCTCGTCGGCTATGTCGAATGTTAATTGCATTGGGTCTCCTTTTGGTTAAACTATTTATTTATTATTATTGATTTTAAAAACATCTTTTTAGCGTCAATTTGCGTAATAATAACATCTTTTATTTTAATTGTCAATAGTTTAATAAATCTTTTAGGCGTGTTTCTGTAAAATATACACACAAAATATTTATTAAAAGGATAAAAATGCAATATGATAGTTTTGAGGCTATGCTCGGCGCCGTCGGTCTTACTAAAAAAGAGTTTGCGGAGCTTGTCAAAATGAATTACACCAGCGTCACGAATTGGAAACAATCGGACAACGTGCCCGAATGGGTCGAGAGTTGGCTTATCAACTACGATAAGGCGCGCAAATTTGATAATGCTGTGAGCTTGGTTAATAACCTCGTGGATATTGTTAAAAAGCCTTAATACTGACGCGTAATTAAATCTCTCTCCGATAGCTACCTAAGTTAAATTTACCCAGCTGGCGGTATTCAATTCCCCTAGCTTACTTGGCGCAAAAATGCGTTAGCTACCTATGTTAAATATACCTACCTACGTTGAGCGTACCTAGCTTTTAGCCTTGATTATCTCTCGTTTAGCTCTATGACTTTAATTCACCTAGCTTTTAGGGTTTTCCCTTTTTTGCGGTAAACCTCTCGCGCCTAGCTTTAACGGGTCAAATATTGGGTCGGTTAGTTTTCTCCAAATTTGGCGAAAAGTCCGTTTTCATTTTTTCTTGAAATCCAAAGGGGTAAGATTAAATCTGCCCCCTCTATCCCAGGGGGCGTCGGTAACGGCTACGCCCTTTTACTTTGCGCCTATGGGCTATTAAATCTACCTCATCGCTTTTAAACTCAAAATAAAGCCCTCTCATTGATTTTAACTCTTTTTGGTATCTTTGTACGTCTCAGGGTCTTTTTATCGCTCGTAGCCCCCTTATTTTTATTCTACGGGCTATTATTCGCTTTACTTACTAGATTTTTGTTTTTGGGCGCGACTATGATTTAAGGTTCGGGGGCGGATTTTTTCATTTAGGTATGGATTTTGAGAGAGGAAAAGTAAATGCGGTGGTACCTACTAAGGGGGTCTGAAACTTAAAAACGCGTTTTTTACTTTCGGATAAATTGCGCGCTAGCCCCGTATGGGCGCAGGCTAGCATTGATTTTAAAATCAAAATGCGATTTTAATTTTCGCGTTACGAATGATAACGTATGATAACGAAAAGCGATACACGTTTTAGCGTTTCTTAAAGTAAACGAAACGGGTAAAAATCGGCTTAAGGTTCGGGCGGTTTTCGGGTCAAAAATAGGCGGAATAATATGCGATGAGGTTACGGGCGCGTTACAATGTAACGTTACGGCTTTATTTGATACTCTCTCGCTATCATAAGCTATCAGATAGATTTATTTTGCTTGACTTTTTAGGCTTTAGGTTGTATAATCAAGAATTACCAAAGCCCTCGCTTTGGATTGGGTCGAGTTTAATCGCTCGGCTACCCGGGCTTAGTACCCGGGGTAATCATCCAAAAAAATCCCTTAGCTTTTCTTTTACGGCATTAAAATCCTCGCTTGTTATTCCGCCTTTGCGCGCGTTAATCACTCTTTTCGTGTCAAATAGCCTTATTTGCGTAAGTATCGCTACTTGCTCTTTGCCGTCGGTATCGGTAAATTTATGATACGCAAAACCGCTTTTGTTTTTGGTCTTTGAGCTTATCGGCACGCCGATAAACGCTTTTTTAAAAACGGTCTTGACGGCTAGCACGGGTCTTAAAAACTTATCGCCTTTGCCGTAAATTTCAGTCCCGATATTTCGCCCTACGCTTAGCCAATAGATTTTACCTGCTTTTACGTAACCTTGCTTTGAGCCGTCTAGCTCTTTTTTAATCTCGTTCCACTCGTCAAATATTTCGTTATTCATTAGTAGCCTTTTTAGCATTTGGGCTAAATTCTACGAAAATCAGGCTTAAAATCTTTTCATAAGCTATCAGCGGTTATCACGCCCTTAGCTCTCTTTTGTTATTCTTTGCCTTGTATGTAGGCGCGGTGAGCTTCGGCAGTTCGGGGGCGGTCGCGAACTCGATTATTTGCGAGAAATCGCGCACCGCTTGGCATAATTGTAGCTCCAGGCGTTCGGCTCTAGGTAGTAATGCAGGTTTATTTAAATCGACGATCGGAGCGGTAGCTTCGGCGCGATACAGCGGTAAATTTAGATTATTCTTTTTGGCTTTATCGTAAAAATAGACGCGCTCTAACGCCGTAAGCCCCATTTTTAAATACGTCGTATCGCCTATTTGAGCTTTGTCGAATGCGTCCAGGTTAAACGGCTCGGGGCGGTCGAAACACAAATCAACGCTCGAGACGTTATTAACCGCGCCTAAAAGCTCCGCTACGAGGTCAAAGGGCGGGGCGGGCTTATGATACTGCTTTAGCCCGTAAAACTCAATCACGGCGCGCTGCCTGCACTCGTTGGGGGCTTTTGTAGCGGCGTAGAATATGCTTAGATTTTCGAGTTCGTAAAGCTCGGTTATCTTTAGCCCTCGAAACTCATACCGATTCGATATTTTTATCTCTTTCGTATCCTGCATTTTGCGCCATTTCAGCCCGTGCGTTTTGGCTATGCTTTTAAGTAGTTCTATTTTGGTGTAGTGTTTGCGCGTTATTCTGTTTTTTAGGAAACTCGCGCGTATGGTGTCTATGGCTATGCTAGGCGTTTCAGCTAGTATTTGGGTAATTTGGGGTAATATTTCCACGTTTTAATATCCAAAGAGGGCGGATCGCTTGACACTAACCGCCCCTATAAATCTTTAATTAACCCTCTGCTAATTGAGGCGCATTTTTAGCTTTTATCGCCTCGATTAGCTTTTTAGCTAACTTTACTTGACCCTTTGGCGTTATCAACGGTGTAAATCTTAATATCGCCTCGCCGTTTGGTAACGTTATCGTCCGCAATTTGAAATCCAAATACCCCAAATCTAAGTATTTCTGATAAGGTTCATTATTTGCCCTTAGAATGCCTAACTCGCGCATTAGGGCAAATAAACGCGTTCCGCCTATGTCTATGCCCTTATCTTTATCGCAAAGGATTTTCGCATACTCGCCTATTTTAATATCGCCCTTGCTAACCTCAACGGCTCGCGCAAAATCTACGTAAGGCTCATCGGCTTTTACTTTGCACTCTAGGCGTTTTACTTCGTCTTGCGTATCGGCTAGCCTCAAAAGAATATCGGCGGCCGCTCGCGGGTCTGCTAAGACGTTTTGAATATCCAAAGGGCGGTTGCTGCCGTTTAGGATAAAATCGCTCGCCCAATCTCGAAATAAAATCGTCTGCGGCGTTTCCGTCAGTTTAAAGCCTAGCGTAATAATGCCTTTTTTAGTCCAAAAAGTCTGCTTTGCGTTACCTGTTGCATTTTGCAACAGATAGAAGTGCACGCCCTCTTTAAACTCGTTCCTAGCTTTTTGTGAGCGGATAGCTTCCTCGCTTACGCCAAACCCCTGCGCTACTTGCTTATTTGATAAGCTCCAGGTGTCTTGATACTCCGAAATCTCTAAATTTAGATTGTTAAATGCTACTATTGCGCTCATATTTTGCCCCCTAAATATCTTTTAGCCTTTTGGAAATCGTCGATACGCCATAATTTAAACCGTCTTTTAGGGGTATTTGCGTCCGTGCACCATCTAAATTTAACGATTTTTTCTCTAAAAAGCTCTACTAAATACTGATTGGCGTTACTTATGCCAAATATTCGCCCCGCGGTTATTTCCGTTCCGTCCCACATCATTTTTATTAATGCCGTTTTATGTTTGCTTCGTATCATCGGTTATTCTCCTCTCTTATGCCTGCTTTTATTTCTAGCTCTTTTATGCTTCTGCTCTGCGTCTGCACGATATGAAACAAATCATAAGCGCAATCAAGCAAAGGCTGGGCGACGCCGTCTAAACTCGCCACCTTGTAAGCGTGCAAACGCTTTTTGAATGCCTTTAGCATAACCTCATCGCCCGAGCTAAAGCAAAGTTTGCTAGGCGTAAATACTAGCTTACTCATTATTCGCGCTCCTTTGAAAAAATCGCTCTCTTAGCCGTTGGTTTTCGGCTTGTAACGCGTTTAGCTCTCTCGCCTGCTCGGTCAAAGCGCAAAACAAATCAAAGGCTACGGGCTTAAAGTCTGCCGTATTGTCTCCGCTTTGCTCGTCTTGTAAGTGTTTGAGATAAATATCGGGGTAGCACTCTTTTAGCATTTTTACGTAAAGTTCGGGCGCGTCTTTTATCTCTCTGCACTCTCGCGCTATTTGGCCGATACTCTTTTGATTTAGCTCCGTTTCGCGCTCCTCAAACAAATCAAAGGCTACACAAAGGGCTTTAATCACGCCCTCGCGATACTCGCTTCGCTCCTGCTCGTCCGTCTGCGCGTAAATCGCCTTAATTTCGGGGTATTTGGATAAACGAACATAAAAACGCCCGTATAACCTAGCCTCGTTATCGTCTTTAAAAGCTTTCATCTTACGCACTCCTATCTTGTAAATACGCGTCTAGCTCGCTTTTTAAAAAGCGAATAGTGCGCTCGGTTAGGCGTTTAGGCTTCGGGAAATCGTCGCGTTTCATAAAACGCCATAACGTAGCGGTCGAAATGCCTAAATACTGCGCCGTTTCTTTCGGGCTTAGTGTGTTGTTCTTTACGATTAATGGGTTCATAATAAAAACTCCTTACGAGTGATATTATTTATCCGCGTGCGCACTTGAATAAATATGAGTGAAATTTAGCGTTTCTGCGCGCTTGCGTCCACGGATTTTATTTTCCGTTTTTTTTGAAAAATGGGGAAATTGGGGGTAATTTTTAAAAAATTACTGGGTTTTGTAGGGGTTTAGCGCGGTCTTATTTTTCAGGGATAACCGCGCATTTATAGTGGTTTTGCTCTATTTGTCCGATTTACGGAAATCGTTTTCCGTTTTTTCATATTCAGCTAGGAAATCGGCAAAATTTTGCATAACGTAATCACAAATATTTTGGGTTAATTTGCCGTCGTCGATAGCACTTATTGCTTTTATTTTGTAAAAATCGGCTATGGCGTTCAAATTTTCGCGAAAATTATCTTTTTCTCGCTGTTTTTTTTCGCCCTTTTTTAAATAATGGTTTATTGCGCTATCGCTATTAAAATAATCGTTTGCTTTTCTTAAGAACTCGGCAAAATATACGACTACTTCGGCTTTTTTAAAGTCTGGGCTTTCTTTGTATTCCTCTAGCTCTTGAAATCTATTAAAAAAGTAGCCCTGCGGTAACGCTAGCCTTAAAAGCTTAACGGCTCTTTTAAAATTTTCGTAACGCCTTATTGCGTCCTGGTTGCTCTGCTGCTTTTCCTCTTGTTCGGCTAGGTTGCAAAGACTAGAGAAATAATAACATAACGCCCCGCGAGCCTTGTCGCCTGCGTCTAATACTCCGTCAAATTTGGTAAGAAAATAAAAATCATCTGGCGTAAAGCCGTCTATTTTGCTATTTTTAACATCATTAATCATTTTGCGAAAAAAAGCTTTTTCGCGACGAGATAAAGAGATAAAAGCGTTTAAAATTCTGTTAATAAACGCCTCTATCGCCTCGGCTTTCGCCGCGTCTTTGTCTACTTTGCCGTCGTCAAAGGCTTCTAGGTCTTTATCTCTGCCTTTACCCCTTGCGTTATTGCTTCGCGTTTTATTTGCCATTTATTCCCCTTTCACTTCGTCTAAATAATCGCTCCACCACTGCATAAGCTCGGCGCGCTCGTCTAGCCTTTGGCTTCTGTCGTAGATTGATTTTATTTTATTGCGCTCTCTGTGGTCTAGGCAAAGCTCGATTATTTCCGCGTCTTTGCCGTGTCGTTTGATATTTTCGTTTAGTAGCGTCGAGGCGGTCGCCCTTAGCCCGTGAAATACCGTCTCATCGCCGAAACCTAGCCTTTTAAGCGCATAATTGAGCGTGTTCTCACTTAGAGGCTTTAGGCTCGTTATGTCGCTAGGAAACACGAAATCACCCCGCCTTATCTCGTATTGAGCCTTTAAAAGCTCTTTTGTTTGCCTGCTTAACGGCACGGCGAAGTCCGCGCGCATTTTCATTGCGCCCGCCGGAAATATGATGAGGTCTTTATCAAAACTCACGTATTGCCATTTTAGCTCCCTGACGTTCACGCTGCGCAAAAAAGTGTGTGTGCCAAATATTAACGCCTGCTTGGTGCTGTTTGAGCCTCTAAAGCCGTCAATCGCCCTTAAAAGCTCGCCTAACCTCTCGGGGTCGGTTATCGCCCTGAAGTTCTCGCATTTTGAGGTTTTAAAGGTATCGGTAAAGATTATGTCGCGCGTCGGGTTATGGTCGATGTAGCCTTTACTAACGGCTAGGTCTAAAATTTTGCGAAGTAGTCTAAACGTGCGTTTGCTCGTGTCGTGGCTTATGCCCTTTTTGGTTTCGGTCTCTTGTATGCGCTCGATGACCTGCGCGTAATCCCTGCGCGCTAGCGTTTTAACGTCGCCGTCTTTTAGATAGGGCATAAGGTAGTTATTTATCCGCCCCGTTTCTCTACTCAGCGATGAAGCGCTTTTTGTCTGCTCTTTTTCTATCCACTCGCGCGCCACGTCCGCAAATTTAACCGCCTTTTGAGCTATTACGGCTTTTTTTATGTCCTCGCCTCTCTCTTTTAGTCTTTTTAGCTCGGCAGCTTTAGCTCTTGCTTCGGCTAACGTGATACTCGGATACTTGCCTATGATGATTTGATTAGTTTTGCGCTCCTCGTCGGCGTATCTAAAAATAAAAGTCTTGGTTAGGCTCTTTTTGCCCTGCACCGCGTAGACGTAAAGATACGGAGTAGAAATATCTTTAATCCACTCTCTAGCTTTGCCGTCTTTTAATGTGTATGCTTTTAGCTGGCTATCTTTCGCAAAGGTCGCCATTTTCTCGCCTTTTTCGGTTCTTTTTTAAAAAGTGGGCTAGGGTTCGTTGGCTCTTAAAATCTCCGCTTTGGTATTAGCTAAGATGACGATTTTTAGGGCATAACACGATTTAACCGTTTTGAGTGTGTAAAAATTTAGCGTTTTACTCTTGCGCACTCAAAAACACACTTATTTTCTTGAAAATGTATGATATTGTATGAAATCTTATGAAATGCTAAAAGCGGTTTAAAGCTCGTATTTTAGGGCTTTCTGAAGTCTTTTGAAATCTCTTGAAAATGATAATTGGTGGAAGCGAGGGGGATCGAACCCCTGTCCAAAAACAAACCGATCACAGCCTCTACACGCTTAGCAAAAGTGAAAAATTCATCTAAAAGGGCTCACTTTCCAAAACCTTATTTTAGACTAAGACAAGATTTCGGCTAGCAGCTCGTCAGGCCGCCAACCTACGCTAGCTGGGGTTACTCGCCGCCGTCTTAGCTAGTATCTGACTAGGCGAGGCTCAACTGAACTTACGCAGCTTTAGCGTAAGCAGGAGCGTAGTTAACGTTGTTTGCGTTTAAATTTAGTTGAGCTTTTTACGCTTTGCTCAAAGCGACGTGCCACCGTGACCGCTCTGCTCCTGTCGAAGCCAAGTCGCTCCCGTAAGAATAGGCTAAATTTAGCCTCGTTTTAAAGGTTGCGGATTATATTATTTTTTGTATTTTTTGTCAAACGCATAGTTTTTCCGGGATTTTTACGATATTTCCGTCTAGCGAGCTAAAAAACTCGGCATCGCTCTCGATATCGTTTCTGTATCTATCAAACTGATCGCTAGCTATCAGTAGCCAGTCGACGAACTCGTCGCTAGCAGGCCCGCTCATCGCCCTAGCCTCTTCGCAAATTTCCTCGGCTAGCGTCGTTAATTTTAGTATCGGGTCTAGTCTCATAAAGCCGGCGGCAGACTTGATATTATGAAAAATTCTAAAAAGTTCGTTGATGCTGCCTGCGTATCTATCGGGTCTGCTTAGGCTTATTATGAGCGGTTCCATCAGATCGCACATCAAGGCGTAGTGCGATAAAAACTCCTCCGCGATATCATAGGAATAGTCGATTTCAAGGCTTTTTAGCAATCCCATTTGCCGTCCTTTAACGTAATTGCTTTCATTGTAACATTTTTTTGATAAAATTAAAAATAAAATACCTAAATTTAAAGGGAAATTTATGCTAGAAAATAACAAAAAAGTTACAATTTATGATATAATTAACAAAAAAAGCGTTCAGCCTATCGTGATGATAACCGCCTATGACGCACTTTTTGCGCGGCTTTTTGATGATTACGTCGACATTATCTTAGTGGGCGACAGTCTAAATATGAGCTTTAACGGCAAAAAAGATACGCTTAGTCTAAAAATGAACGACGCGTTTTATCACGTTAAGGCCGTTTTGCAGGGCACAAAGCGCGCTTTTGTCGTGGCGGATATGCCCTTTGGTAGCTATCAGGACGAAAAATCCGCGTTAAAAAACGCGACGAAATTTATCAAAGCCGGCGCGGATGCAGTCAAATTTGAAGGCGGTCTAAAGGCCGCTCCTATCGTAAAAAGGCTTGCTAGCGAGGGTATAAACGTGATGGCTCACATCGGGCTCATGCCTCAGTTCGTGCGAAACGAAGGCGGCTACAAGATAAAGGGGCGCAGCGAGGCCGACGAGGCGCGCCTTATCGAAGAAGCGCAGGCTCTGGAGTATGCGGGGGCATTCTCGGCGGTGCTAGAGGGCACGGTTAGCAGCGTCGCCGCAAAGGTCGCAAAAAGCGTAAAAATGCCTATCATCGGCATCGGCGCAGGTGCCGACGTGGACGGACAGGTGCTCGTATGGAGCGATATGCTCGGGTTCTTTGACGAGTTTAAGCCAAAATTCGTAAAACGATACCTTGACGGCGCAAATTTGGTACGAACGGCGGTAGAATCCTACGCCCGCGAAGTTAGAGAAAAGACCTTTCCCTGCGAGGAGTTTGAGTATAAAATTTAGCTTGTTTTTGCAAAATCTAGTCGGCGGGATAAATTTGAGCACTTAGTAAGCGGGCGGTTTAGATTTTAAACCGATAAGTAAAATTCGGCTTAAATTCAAAGCCAAAATTTGCAATATCTTTTGTCAAATTTGGCGGATAAAATTTGCTATCAAAACAAGGCTAGACATAAAAATAAGGAGTAAGGTTTGAAAATTTTATTGATTTTAGCAACGTTTTTTAGCGCGCTAGCGGCCTCAAATCCGCATTTTGGGCTAGGCATCGATAGCCTTGGCGAACAAAGCGAGCAAACTCAAAGCCAAAAGCAGTTTTCTAAGCGCGAAGAGGCAGCAAGGCAAGCGATCGAAAATGCCGATTATGACGCTGCTTTCAAGATTTTATCGCCGCTTTGCGAGGAGGGCGACGCGATTAGCTGCGCGGTGCTTGGCAGCATGTATTTTAGCGGGCTGGGAACGGATAAAAATAGCAAAAAAGCCGAGCTTTTCTTTGAAAAATCGTGCGAGCTTGGAAACGGTACGGGCTGCTTTGATCTAGCGCTTTTAAACGCCAAGGAAATTTTCGGTCCAAAAGATGAAAATAAAATATTTCGCCTCTACGAAAAAGGCTGCGAGCTAGGCTCTGAAGCGGCTTGCAACAACCTAGGCCTAATCTACGAATCGCGAAATGATCTCAAAAAATCCATAAATTTATACGGCAAGGCTTGCATTAAATTTGACGGCGCGGGATGCTACAACTACGGCAGGATGATGCATGAGGGTCTTGGCGTGAAGCGTGATTTTGCCAGTGCTTACAAGGCATTTGACATCTCGTGCTACATGAAAAATGCGCTTGGCTGCTACGCTCTTGGCTATGTTTACGAACACGCGCAGGGCGTAGAGTTTGCGGTTTATGACGCGTATGACGGCTATTCGCGCGCTTGTAAGCTCGGCAATGACGACGGCTGCAGGGCTTTGGGATTTGAAAACTACGAAAAAAATATCGAAATTTACGAAAAATTCGAGTCCATCGCGGAGGGTTGTAAATTCGGCAATATAGACGACTGCGAGCTGCTAAAAGCAAAAATAGCGGAGTTTTAGGCTCTGACCGATTTGGTCGGCCATAATCTATATTTTTCGCCAAATTTAAGCTGATTTTGAGATTTATCCGCTTTGCTTAGCGGATAAATTTTATCTTTTATTTGCAAGCAAATTTTACTTTATACGATTTTAAAATCATTTACAGCGTCAAATTTACCGCCTAAAGCAAGGCCTAGTTTAAACCTAGCCCAAAGCCAAAACTTACCCAAATTTTTGTAAAATGCGGCAAATTTACGAAAAACAGAGCCGAAAAAATGGATAGAATAGTAGAAATAGAAAAAATAAGCTTTGAAAACGATTTTGAGGTGTCGCTGCGCCCCACGCGCTTTGAGGACTACATCGGACAGGAAAAAATCAAACAAAATTTAGGCGTCTTTATAAAGGCTGCCAAAAAGCGCGGCGAGTGCCTGGATCACGTGCTCTTCTACGGGCCGCCGGGCCTTGGTAAGACGACGCTGGCGCACATCATCGCAAACGAAATGGGCGTGAGCATCAAGATGACGGCCGCACCCATGATAGAAAAAAGCGGCGATCTGGCGGCGGTGCTAACGAATTTACAAGAGGGCGACGTGCTATTTATCGACGAGATACACCGCTTGAGTCCTGCTATCGAGGAGGTACTGTATCCGGCGATGGAGGACTTTCGCCTAGATATCATCATAGGCTCCGGGCCTGCGGCGCAGACTATCAAGATCGACTTGCCTAAATTTACGCTGATCGGCGCTACGACGCGCGCGGGTATGATTTCAGCGCCCCTTAGGGATCGCTTCGGTATGGATTTTAGGCTGCAGTTTTATACCAGAGAGGAGCTGGCTCGTATCGTACAGATCGCCTCGGTAAAGCTTGGTAAAGAGTGCGAAAAAGCCGCCGCTCTCGAGGTTGCCGCTCGCTCGCGCGCTACGCCTAGGATCGCGCTGCGACTGCTAAAGCGCATACGAGACTTCGCCGAGGTAAACGACGAAGCGATCATCTCGCAGCCTCGCGCCAAAGAGGCTCTGGACGCGCTTGGCGTAAACGATATCGGCTTTGACGAGATGGATATCAAGTACCTAGAAATCCTGCTCGCCGCCAAACGTCGTCCGATGGGGCTAAGCACGATCGCGGCGGCTCTAAGTGAGGACGAGGGCACGGTCGAGGACGTGATCGAGCCCTATCTACTCGCTAACGGCTACATCGAGCGCACCGCCAAAGGCAGGCTAGCTAGCGCTAAAGCCTACGAGGCGTTTAAGCTCAAATTTGACGCAGATGCGCAAAGGGGGCTATTTGAGGAGTGAGGCGAGTCGTTAAAAACAAGAGGAAAGACTTGCAAGAGATGCAAGTCTTAAAGTTTACCATCTGAACAGCCATTCGCCATTTGCTTGCTTGATTGCTTGGAGTGTGTTATAGCTAGCTGTCTCTTCGCTATCTGGCGCCATAAAAACTACGGTAAATTTAAAAGCATTTTTTGCTATAGGTTTTATGTCGGTTATTCGCAAAAGATCTCCACACTCGGCTTTAGTGCAGCGAAAAGTATTTATGCCAGAAGCTCCTTTTGTTATGCGTGGCGCTTTACCGACTTCCATGTATTTATTATTTTTTTGCCAATTATAGCAAGCCATATTGGATAAAAACTCTTGCAGTCTAGGCTTGGCACTTTCAAACTGCTCTCTAAAATCTTTTGGAGCTTGAGTATTAGCCAGTGCGTTACTCACAGACGGGAGTATGGCTGTTGTACTACTTTGGTAGCTTTTGTCTGATGCCTTTGGTAAATTTGGCATAGTGCAACCACCGAGAATAGCAGCAATTAGTGCGAAAGATGCAATTTTGGTTTTCATTTACTCTCCTTAAAATGAGATTTAAGCATAAAATCTATTAGGTTAAAAATCACTTAATTTTAAATATTTGGCAAATTTACCAAATACTAAACCAAAAACTCGGTACGCTATCCCGCTATAAATTTTAAACTTAAATTCAGTAATATAAGAGCGAAGCTAAAACTAGCGCTTGCGAATTTTAGCCTTCTCAAATTTCGCGCCGATTTTATCAGCCGCGCCAAAGCCGCCTCGTCCGCTACCCGTCCGTCCGCAAAACCCCGCAAAATCTGATATAATAAGCCCCTAAAGGATAAAAATGAAAAACAACCGCATATTTTTCGGGCTTTTGATGCTGTGCGCGTTAGGACTGGTGGGCTATCTTTTTAAGCCGTTTTTGCTAAATATCTTTATCGCCGCCTTGCTAGCCGTCGCCACCTCAAACGTAAACGTCAAATTTTTACAGCTAACCAAGGGCAAAAAGACGCTCTCGGCTGCGCTTACGACGCTAGCGCTATTTTCGCTATTTATCGCGCCGCTTTTATACGCCGTGATCGAGCTGGCTAAACACGCGGCAAGCTTTAACACGGGCTACGTAACAAACACGCTAGATTATTTTCAAAGCGGCAAATTTCAGCTACCAGAACCGATCAAATTTCTAGAGCCTAAAATCAAAGAGATGATCGCCGACATCGACGTCAAGGCCATCTCGGCAAATCTCATCGCAAATTTAGCCGGCATCGGAAAATCAAGCGTAAATTTTCTCGTAGACGTGATTTTCATCCTCGTATTTTTCTTTTTCGCTCTACTTTACGGCAGCGAGCTCGTAGGCTACCTAAAAAACGCGCTTCCGATGAAGGAGAGCGAGAGCGAGTTTATTCTCAGCGAAGTGGCCAACGTCATGAGCGTCGTGCTTTACTCTATCGTGATAAACGCGATTTTGCAGGGTTGTCTCTTTGCTATCATTACGATTTCCTACGGCTATAACGGCTTTTTGATGGGCATACTCTTTGCCTTTACTTCGCTAGTGCCGGTAGTAGGCGGCTTGCTTGCTTGGGGGCCTATTAGCCTTTACGAGTTTGCCAACGGCAACACCGCGGCTGCGATCGTCATCGCCGTCTATACTATCGTCGTGATCTCTATCGTCGCAGATACGTTTTTAAAGCCGATCGTGATTAAATTTATCAACGATAAGCTCGTAAAAATCCCGACCAAGATCAACGAGCTGCTGCTATTTTTCTCGATGATAGCAGGCATCTCGACGTTTGGCTTCTGGGGGCTTATCTTGGGTCCTGCGATCGTGACGTTTTTTATCTCGACGATCAAACTTTATACATTGCTTAAAGAACGCGCCGTCGTGTAAATTTGCCTAAAATCGGCGATATTTTTAGCAAATATCACAAATCTAACGCGAATTTTATTATTTTCTGTGCTATAATCCTTAAATAAAAAAATTAATGTTCCGCATTAAATTTGCGGAACGTAAATTTGCTAAATTTAACCAAGGAGTTTTTATGAAACTAGCAAAACTAAGTTTAGCCGCCGTTTTGGCGCTTGGCTTTTTGGGCGCCGCAAACGCAGCCGACACCTTTGAAGAGGCGTTTACCAAAGGAAAACTAGCGGGCAAGATCCAAGCCACGTACGCGGATCAAAAAGACGAACGCGCGCCGATACACGACGAGCAGCTGACGTCCATACAGCT of uncultured Campylobacter sp. contains these proteins:
- the ruvB gene encoding Holliday junction branch migration DNA helicase RuvB, giving the protein MDRIVEIEKISFENDFEVSLRPTRFEDYIGQEKIKQNLGVFIKAAKKRGECLDHVLFYGPPGLGKTTLAHIIANEMGVSIKMTAAPMIEKSGDLAAVLTNLQEGDVLFIDEIHRLSPAIEEVLYPAMEDFRLDIIIGSGPAAQTIKIDLPKFTLIGATTRAGMISAPLRDRFGMDFRLQFYTREELARIVQIASVKLGKECEKAAALEVAARSRATPRIALRLLKRIRDFAEVNDEAIISQPRAKEALDALGVNDIGFDEMDIKYLEILLAAKRRPMGLSTIAAALSEDEGTVEDVIEPYLLANGYIERTAKGRLASAKAYEAFKLKFDADAQRGLFEE
- a CDS encoding AI-2E family transporter; this encodes MKNNRIFFGLLMLCALGLVGYLFKPFLLNIFIAALLAVATSNVNVKFLQLTKGKKTLSAALTTLALFSLFIAPLLYAVIELAKHAASFNTGYVTNTLDYFQSGKFQLPEPIKFLEPKIKEMIADIDVKAISANLIANLAGIGKSSVNFLVDVIFILVFFFFALLYGSELVGYLKNALPMKESESEFILSEVANVMSVVLYSIVINAILQGCLFAIITISYGYNGFLMGILFAFTSLVPVVGGLLAWGPISLYEFANGNTAAAIVIAVYTIVVISIVADTFLKPIVIKFINDKLVKIPTKINELLLFFSMIAGISTFGFWGLILGPAIVTFFISTIKLYTLLKERAVV